The Fictibacillus phosphorivorans genomic sequence AAAGCACCACACCTATTGATAATAGAAGAAGTGGTTTCTTTACAGTGAAGGTAGCTAATTTTTTCATGAAACCTTCCATTTTACTAGAGGTCGAAATAGCTTTTGATGTAACAGAACGGTCACGTAACATAAATACCGTGTACATCAACAGCAAACTAACGGTGTAGGAAACAATCACGCCTACAGAAAGCATGATGCCAAAATGTTGAATCATAGGTACTTTTGAGATGAGCAATGTGATGAAACCTAGCGTCATCGCAAAAACAGCGATACCAACTGCTGGACCCATCTTCTTAATAGATTGCATCGTTGCTTCTTTTACAGATTTGCCGGCTTTTAACTCTTCATCATATCGATTGTGGAATTGGATCGCAAAATCGGTACCCAGACCAATTAAAATCGGCAAGATCGCCATGGTTACCATACTCATCGGTACTCCGATATAACCCATGATTCCTATCGTCCAGAATAAAGACAAGAGCACTACAGGAAGCGATAAGAGTCTCCATTTGACTGGGAACACAATAAAGAGTATGACTGCCATTAATACTAGTGAAAGGCCAAGCATGATAGACATATCTTTCATCATGCTATTGTAGATGGCTCCATATATCTTGGGAGTTCCAGATATGTTTGTTTCAAGATTCTTTAATCCTGCTTCATTTGTTATATCACTAACGTCTTCTGTTATGTCAGAAAGTTTATCATAGGGAATACCGCCTTTTATCTTCATGACGATTAAAGCATGTTCTCCGTTTTGAGGCATAATCGTCTTGAACATCTCATTCAAGTTTCCTTCTTTGTCTAACACAAGTCCTTTTACAAACTTCTCATTCTGTATGGATGGTGCGCCTGCTTCCTGCAGTGCCTTAAGATTAACGCCGTTTTGTTCACTCAATTTCTTTAGAAATGCATTCTGTGCTTTTTGAGCGACTTCTTGTTGCTGTGCTGGTGTTGCACCACTCGAAGCAGCCTCTCTTACAGCTTTTTCAACAACTTCTTTTAGTTGCTCTTTCATCTTCAATTGCATGTTTGTAGCTTGATCTGTCCCATTTTTTATAATGTTGTAATAGCTGAATACAGATTGAATTTCCTTTTTTTCTACTAATCTCTCTTGTAACTTGTTAATCGCTGAAAGGTTATCTGTTGATAAAAAATCATCTTGATTACCTGAAAGCAATATGAACAACGTATCACTACCGAATTGATCTTGATATTCTTCCGTGGCTTTATAAATCGGATCTTTGTGAGAAATCATTGTTCCCTGCCCAAGATCAACTTGAACTTTGGTCACACCAAACCCTAGTATCACTGTAAAAAGTAATACAAGACTAATTATCTTTTTCGGACTATGGATAATCTTTTCCGCCAAGAAACTAAACCATCTACTCATCTCTTATTCCTCCTGCATATTTTTAAACACTCTGTTCAATAAAACTCAGTATGTTTAATAAAATTTTAGGAGATAATAAGAGTAACCTCAATGTTCAATATTTATAAGTATGTATAATATCAAACATTTAAAGTGATTCTGACATATTTCATTGAAATATTGAACGAATAATTAATAATTGTTCAATTGGATTTATTGAACATTATGTCTTTTTCTTATGTTACATTTTAATTAGGGAGGGATTATAAAAAATGGCTAAAAAAAGTGACCTTCGTATTATAAGAACAAAAAAACTAGTTAGAGAAGCCTTTTTAGAACTAATCAATCAAAAAGGTTTTACAGCAATTACCGTTCAAGATATCGCTGATGCAGCAACTATTGGTAGAGGTACTTTCTATCTGCATTATAAAGATAAATACGATCTACTCGACCAATTAACAGAACAAACGCTTACGAGATTATCAGATCTAATTCAACCATCCACACATTTTCGTGATAACAAACTAAACTTGGAAGAATTAAGGAAGATGCTTATCCGCGTGTTTGACGCGATACGGGTAGAACAAACATTTTTTAAAACTATGCTTTCTAGTCATGACACACCCAACTTTAATCAAGAACTAACAAAATTTTTCTTTAATAAATTTTCAGCAGAATACGAAAACCTCAACTTGTCTGAAAAAAAGGAACTTCCTAGAGGGATACTTATCAGCTATTTATCTTCAGCTATTCTTGGTGTTATCGTTTGGTGGCTTCAAAATGGGATGATGTATGCTTCAGAGTACATGGCAGATAGTATTACCAACCTTCTTATGGAAGGTCCGGCAGGCTTATTGAACGTGGATTATGAATGATTCAAAAAATATAATATTAGGTTGAATAATATATTAAGAACAAAATTGCAATACATAACAACATATATGTTAATGACATCGTTGTTATTGTTAAAACTGACATTATTGATGATAACATCTACTTGGATGCATAATCATAAGACCAACTTTCTCTTAGAGCATATAGTATTTTCTTCACATTCGATACACTAGGTTCCACTTAACAATCTTCGACAGTATTACTTCCCCAATTAAATGATTAAGTGATAGATATAAGTAAAATGCTCATTCTTCAACTTTAACATATTTTACTTAAACTAAATGGTGGGATTGCTGAATATGGCTATATGTAAACGACATGACAAAAACCTGGTGGTTTTTTTATGTCAATTAACAATTATATTGCTATGTCACCTGCTATAAGGCTTACGGCGCTGATAACTCTTTCCTTTGTTCACTCGTTCTAGATAGAGATTGGAAGTTGAGATATCTGAGTGACCGACTCACTCTTTCACATCAACAAGCGGTACTTCGTTTTCAATCATTGTGGTGACGAACGTATAACGAAACCAATGAGTACGAAAAATCGCATCAAACATATTGTTAAAGCTCAAGTAATAGGAAAACGACCAGACTATCTTTTTTTCTAGTCGCTTTCCATTTTTTATAAAGTTAGTATTAATAAAGAGAACTATTGTTTCCTGGCCATTCAATGACGTCTGTAATCCCAGTATAGATATTTGGCGGATACTCCGCAATTCGGTGTGCTAAATATAGATACCACTCGGTTCCATATGTTAATTGCACGGCTCTGTTTTCACGGGAAAATCATCTATAAGAAACCATTTTTTGTAGAGCGATCTCTCTTTCTTTTCTAACACATCTTGAAACGCTGGAAAATAGTATCCATAATGGTTAAAAAACCGCATCCAACATGACTCTTATACCTTTTTCATGACAAGCGTGGACCAACTGTTTAAACGTTTGTTTATCTCCGAAATGCGGGTTCTCCATATAATCGATCGTGTCATATTTATGATTAGATGTAGCTTTAAAGATCGGAGTCAAATAGGAACCCCTAATCCCCAGATCGACCAAATAATCGAGCTTTTGAAAGATTCCTTTAAGATCTCCTCCACTTACTTTGAATTTGGACATACAATTGATAACTCTTGCGCTTTTTTTCTAACCTTCAATAAGATCACGCTTCACCACACAGATGAGTATTAACCGGTCAGCACACTCTTCTGCATTAGAAATGCATCCCACTAATTTTTTGTTAGATGCTTTAATTTGACAATATAGTTAACACTTTCCTATAATTAAACAAATGTTAAAAAAACTGAAACTTTGATTAGGAGGTAATCACTTTGACTGTGGATTTTTATCAAGCACTAAAAGAAAGACGTTCGTACTATGGGATCTCAAAAGACGTTGGAGTGTCTGAAGAAAAAGTAAAGGAAGTAGTTGAATTTGCAGTAAAACACACTCCTTCTGCTTTTAACTCACAAACGGCTCGCGTTGTCGTTTTGACGGGAGACGCTCATGATAAACTCTGGGATATTACTACGGAAACGTTAAAGAAAATCGTTGCTGAAGAGAATTTTGAAGGAACCCGGCAAAAGTTGGAGTCCTTTCAAGCTGGGTTTGGGACGGTGTTATTTTTTGAAGATGAAGCAGGGGTTCGATCTCTTCAAGAACAGTTCCCATTATATGCTGATAACTTTCCAGTTTGGTCTCAACAATCATCAGGAATGCATCAGTTAGTCGTTTGGGCAGGACTCGAAGCTGAAGGCTTAGGAGCATCTCTACAACACTATAATCCTCTAATCGATGAAGAAGTTAAGAACGAATGGAACATCCCCTCTAATTGGAAGTTAATCGCACAAATGCCATTTGGGAAACCGACTTCACAACCAGGAGAAAAAGAGTTTAAACCGATTGAAGATCGTGTGAAATACTTTAAATAAAACCGGAAAAGTCTAAAGTTATATCTTTAGACTTTTTTTATCGTTTTTTAAACAACTGGTAATTTTCTATGAATAGACTCAACCAAACATACTCTTTAAGCTCTTTATATACATGGGTTTTAAATTAACAACAATATATAAAGAAATGACGAAGAGTCCCAGGCAACCACCCAGGACTCTTATAAAGACTTTGGTTTGTTTTACTATTTATGCTCTTGCCATAAACACTCCGATATTTTCAGCTCTGAAAATTCAGCTGTAAAGCTAGAGTGTTCAGGGCTACACGCGTAGATCCCAACGTTTACAGCATGATCTGCAGAGAACAGATGAAAGATTCGCATTTGCTTATAGTGAATACCGTCATAGGAACACTCGATGCAAAAATCACTTTCACGTCGGCTTAATCTGTAATACATGTGTTTTTGTTTTGCAGGAATATCAGTGGTTGCCCAATCCGAATACCCGTTGTTTGTAACAACACTACCAAGACGTTGAAAGTCTTCATTCTCATATTCAATAGAAGCTTTGAACCAGTTATCACTTGATTGATAGATTATGACGCCACATTGGTCAAAACGTCTTTTAGAATTAAAGTCGGTGCGTACGGTGAATGTAAAGTACTTGTCTTCAACAGGTAAAAGTAACGCCGGAGCATTACCATTTTGAAAACCATAATACGTTCGTTGCCATAAATCCGTATGCGGCTCTGTTGTAATGGATATATGGTTATCTCCAATATCAAACGTAGTAGGTTTTGATAACCATCTATTATTTTCTTCAATAAAATTCATTTGGTACCTCCATTATTCTCAGGTTTATTAAACGTTACAAATAAATAGAAAGATGAGTCATACAAACCTTTTCTAGCATAACCAAACTACCGATAATATAAGGTAGGTATAAGAAAATCATTAATACCAAGATAAACTCAAATTTTTTAGGGTTAAAAACAACAAGAAAATTGAGATATTTTTAAACATGTGTTTAATATTTCCAATCAGCCGACTTTACTTTAATGTCGTAACAATCTTCTGCCCTATTCTTGTCTCCAAGATTAAAAGGGCATGAGTAAGGTTTCCCCCTACTCATGCCCAAATCATGCGACAAAATTAGCCTGTCAGTCACTTTTCACTTCATTTCAATTAATAGCTCTATTTTTTCACCGCTATTTTGTTTGTTACTTCTTCTTCGATCACTTTCATAATATCGAACGCACCATCTGACTTATTTGAACAGATGACCACATTAATAGATACATCCGGATAGTGTGCGGAATGGAAGCTGACACCTGGATCATAGCCCATTACATGATATTTAAAGATGTTGTTCTCTATGTTTTTCTTTATCCAAATACCATAACCATAAAAACTCGTTTCATTGACTTGTGTATATGGTGTTAAAAGCTGTCTTGTGTTTCTTTCGTTTAAGAGTTGGTAACCCATTAATGCTCGCCAGAACTTGGACATATCATAAGCGGTCACAAATGCACCACCATCTGCTCCCCCTTTTACAGGTAATGAATATATATTTGTTTTCCATGTTCCATCAGAGTTTTCAATATATCCTGTTGCAGTATTTGCAGGTAGTGAATCAAATGAAAAGTAACCTGAATCCGTCATATCAGCTTTATCGAATATGTTTTTTTGAACATAATCTGAGAAATCAAGCCCACTTGCCTTTTCTACAATCAACCCCAGTAGAATAAAACCAGCGTTGTTATAAGAAAACGAAGCTCCTACTTGATTTTTCATAGGTTGATCTTGAAACAAGGGTAGAAAGTCTTCTAACCTTCTTATGTGATACATGGGGTTTTCAACCCACAGTTCTTCAAAATCATCCATAAATTCCTCATCAAAATAATCAGGTATGCCTGAAGTATGTGTGAGTAAATGATGGACAGTCACTTCTGAACTAATATGTTTAAAAGGAATGTCTAGACAATCTATTAACTTCTTATCGAATGAGATCATCCCTTTTTCTACAAGTTGATAGATTGCAACGGCCGTAAACAGTTTACATCCAGATGCTATTCCAAAACGCGTATCGATCTTATTTTCTATTTGGTCAGAGCGATTAGCAAAATTCCATGCACTTTCAAATATACCTTTTCCGTTCTCTTCAACATACACAACACCTGAAAAATCAATTTGATCGATTACATCTTTTATCTTCTCTTCTAAAATCACGTTCATAGCCATTCCTCCTGAATTTTTTACTATATCGGTATTTCTGATAAAATTAGGAATGCGCCTGAACAACTAGACTACATCCCTATTATTTTGAAATTATCATTGTAAAAACCGCCTTTTATAAACTTAGTTAGGTTACAAATATGTAAACCACAATCTAAAATATACCATATTTTTCCTTATAATATCGTGTTCTTCGTTAAAATTCTTACTAATTAACCCACTGATAGTAGATTAGATTAGTTAGACATTCACGTTTAACCACTTTGGCTCCCTTTAAGAGTTATTTGTCAATAAGATGAAATAGTAAACGGCTGGCGTAATAGCAATCTTCCAGATACCTATTTTTTGAAAAAAGATTTCATATTTTTGTTCATTATCGAACGGATTTTATATTCTTGATAAAAGATAAACAATGAAACCAAAATGCAGATAGTAATAAAGCAACGGGTCAGTATGGCTATGTCAGACCCATACATGGTGATCGTTCTCCATGGTGTGTTAAAAACAGATTCCAGTGTTGGTATTATTGATAAACCAACAACTAAATAGATACAACCAATTAGTCTATGTCTTAATGTAATTGTCTTTTGTTTCATCAAGTGGAACAACAGAACGAGAGAAAAAAAGAGAGTAATAATAACGAAGAATAATGTGATCCATTGTAATTTATGATCAGCTGAGATGATTTTTGGAGCGCTATTTTTTTCAATGATGCTTCTGATGCCTTCTTTGATATAAGTTGTGTGCATCACATCTGATACATTATTCTTATTGGTCAGTAAAATAAAACCATACTGTTTACTTGGATGAATGAACAACTCAGCTCGTGAGTCCGGAGTTTCCCCGCCATGAAAAAGATACGAATCATCTTCTTTTGTAGATATTCTCCAACCCAACCCATAATAAAATACTTCCTTTCTATGGATTTGAGGGGAAGTATATTCGGTAAAATACTTCTGACCTAGAAAGTTTTGTTTGCCAAGAATGAATGATATGAACTGAATCATATCAGAAGAAGTTGAAGCAATATAACCGTATGGTGAACCACTATCATCAAAGTGGTTAGAACTTTTTATAGGTTTTCCAAACCATGCTTGATAACCTGGTTCATAACCTAATTTTATTGCTTTTTTAAAATCAGATACTGAATGGTCCATACGTAACTCCGTAAAAATTTCGTTCTCCATGTACTGAGCATACGAAGTTTTACTAACCTCTTCGATAACCCTTCCTAATAAGAGATAGTTTGCTGCGCTGTATTGATGCATTCTTCCCGGATCTTTATTAAGTTTAACTCCATTCAGCATCTCTGTTGCTTTTTTAATCGCATCTTTCCCTCTTAGTTTTTGATCTGCGACTTTTAAGCCCTCATAAGAGGAGATGCCACTTGTATGGGATAACAAGTGTCTAATGGTTATCTCGTTCTTAGCATTCCCCTTATCATAATGAAACGAGGGTAGGTACGAATGGATAGAAGTATCTAAATCTATCTTTCCTTCTTCAACCAGTTTCATAATTGCTAAGCTCGTGATTGGCTTACTGATTGAACCGATGGTAAAGAGTGTGTTATTTGTAATTTCCTTTCCATTACTTTGTTTTCCCCAGTTCTCTTGAAAAATTACTTTCTCTCCTTGGACAATCGCCAAGGAAGCACCGGGAATCTGATATTCTTCTAATGATTCCTTCATAAATTGTTCGATTTGCCCTTTAAGTTCACTTTCCTGAGCTATAGTTGTTGATGAAAAGAGTACCAACATTATACAAACCCCTAGTAATGAGATTGTCTTTTTCATCGGTTCACCTCTCATCGGAAGTAGAGAGATGATTTGTTATTAATCTTTCCAACAGAATATAGGAACGATCAATATCAAAATCTTTATCTATGATTTTTTGAAGGGCTAATCCGTCGAAGCAAGCTATCAGAAGGCTAGCCATTTCATCTGCCTCCTCTATCCCGATCTCCCTCAAAGGATTTGATAAACTTTTTCTTCCCATATTCAAGATGTCGATTACTTCTCTTTCAATCTCTTTATTCTTAAGTCCAAGGGAGTAAATCTCATATCGAAAGCGGTACCAATCCGGATCTTTCTCAGATCTACTTTTAATCTCTTGTAGTACCTCTTGAAAGAGAATATTACGTTTTGTTCTGTCGTCATACTGTTTATGATATTTTTCTTGTAGAGTGTGCTGTACCGAAAGAAGAAGTTCTTCTTTATTCTTAAAATAATAATGAATCAACCCTGGAGTAATGTTTGCCTCCGATGCAATATCTTTAATTGAAGCGTTCTCATATCCTTTTTGAGCAAATACTTTATAAGCAGATTTAATTATTTGTTTTCGTTTATCTTCCTTTACCATAAAGGACCTCCCAAACTATTTGGTCAACCAACCAAATTGTAATACATTTCCTATTTAGGGTCAATTCTTTTTTACTCACTAGCAGTTTATATGATGACCATGACAGCTCTCTTAAGGTAGCTGCAAAAAAATCATTTACAGAGTGAAAGAGAAACGTTTTTTCTTTCTGATCAGTCTGTCGTGCTGCCGCCATAAATTGCTTTGAACCATAAAGAAACAAATCTTGCTGAAACAATATGGATGACTTTTTATATATCGACATTATTATCAATATCGACATACACAATAACATATATGTTAATGTTAATATCTTTTTTGTTTACGAACTACTAATAGAAAGGATATAAAATCATTAAAAAACATAGTCCGCAATATCTGTTTTTCTTTAAATGAGTAAAAATGTTTTAATTCTTCTCGATATCTCACTCTGGTTATGACAGATCTCTATCGGTAGCTACAGGTCATTATCAAGTGTTTGGGTCGATGCTACACTTGCTGCTTGGGTGTTATGACCACCTAAAAGCAAAGTGATACCCAAAGTTAAAGCACTTAGACTTTTTTTATTAAACAATTGAATTCCTCCTCTGTAATAATTTGTAAAAACATACATTTTTACCGTATGTTTCAAATTATTTCTTTTTTCTTTATCTTTCTACATAGTGAAACTTTATCTGTTCATTTACGTCTAACGTATACCAAAAAAGAAGGGGATTGTTTTCGTTGAATGTTGTCAAGTTTAAATCGCCTAATACACAGTTAAGCAATGAAGAAAGATTAATTAGCCTTATGGAACAATACGGGGCCTCTTTAAATAAATTAGCTTTTACTTATTTAAAAGACTGGGCAAGATCAGAGGATGTTGTTCAAGAAGTATTCATGAGTTGTTATAAAAACCTAGATGATTTTAGAGAAGAATCAGCCTATCGAACATGGTTATATCGAATCACAGTTAATAAATGTATTGATATCATACGAAAAAAGAATTTATTAGATTATTTTTCCGTCAAAGAATTAAAAGAATATCTTATAAAGAAAGATAACAGTGCAGAAAATGAAATGCTAAAAAAGAATGATGAGTATGACCTGGCTAAGCATGTAATGTCCCTTCCCCTAAAATATCGAGAGGTCATGGTTTGATCTTTCTATAAACGAAATATCCTTAATAACTAATATTAACGTACAGACTATTAAAACAAGACTTAAACGAGCAAAAGAGCAGTTGAAAAAAAGTTATGAAAGGGGTAATTAAAATGGATAAGAAATTAAGTCGCTTGAAACGTGCACTTGATTCAACCTATTTTAAAAATAGTTCATTTAAGGAATCTCAAAAGTACTCTATTCTAAACAACATTAAGAATAATGAATTGGATAAAAAACCAAGTTTTATAATAAAAAAGGCTTTAAGTTTAGGTGTGATTTCTGCTTTAACGATTGGGATAGGCTTGTTCACTTTCGATAAAATGAACACTCAAGATGCTAAGGAACCTAATATGATTAATAGTGAAATTTCAACAAATGCAAATGCACCGGTTGTTAAAAAACAAAATAAAGATCTTTCTAAAGAAGAGGTAAATTACCTCTTACTCAACAGCATGGATTATTTTGATACAGCAAAAGGAAACTTAGATTTTAAGTCCAAAAATCAAACGGAGACAAATATTGAGTACCAAGTAGATATGAATAAAACCAATCCTATTGGGTATGAGAAAAATGGAGATATAATTAAAATAGCTAAGAACGGCGAATACAAAACCATTAATGCTAAAACCGAAAATGTAATTAGAAACGCGGGGTATGAAAAATACGTTGAAGCAACGGATGAAGAAAAGAAGGTAGAAAACCGTTACTCAAAAGGTAATGATGGAAAAGAAATTTATAATATTAGAACCGATCATCCTATTGTTGGGATTGCTAAGGGATCTCTCTTCCCCCAAGAGATCACTACAAATCTTCTTCAAGATTATAATAATTGGACCATAGAAGATCAGAATACTGACTATTTAGGCCGAGACAGTATTATAATCAGCGGTTCTTTAGAGGAAGACAATGCGATTAAATTTAGCAGCAAGACATTTAAATTTTGGGTCGATAAAAAAACAGGTATCTTGCTTACTTATGAAATTTATGATGCACAAGGAAATACGGTCGAATTCCTAAAAACAAAGGACATAATGATTAACGAGAAGCTTGATGATTCAATACTTAAATTAAATTAATAAAATCTAAAGAAGACAAACTCCTATCAATTTAGAAAGGGGTTTGTCTTTTTAGCTCCTTTACGTTTGGAGTAAAGGAGTGCTTCCTGATAACCATCGCCTTTGTTGTTCAGCAATGAATGCTGACTAACCTCGTCACTTATATTTACTCCATAGCATTTCGCTTGAAATGCTGTTTTTTCTTCTATTTCTTATAATCAGATCGTCACCATGATCTTCTTAAGTTCTTTTAAAACAAAGTTTTCTCGGTGTATCCATACGTTTTCTTCACATTGATTTATCATGGTCTCGTTTTGTTGGATGGCCTCATCAAGATCTACCCATTTAGGTGTATATTCTTGATCAAACTCATAATCGTCTAATTGTTGAGCAACTACCTCACCGGTCAATTCACAGAGATAGTAATGTGAAGTCGTTTGAAAGATTGCTTCTTTATCATAATCATCTCCATGTCTTTCAATGACAACGCCCATTTTTTCTCCAATTCTACTTAGATAGCCTGTCTCTTCTGCTACCTCGCGGATTAGACCTTCAGCATGACTTTCATGATGTTCGACTCCACCACCAGGAAATTTAAAGTCTCCAAGGTTTGAATGCACCATAAGAATTTGATTGTCTTCTATAATGATAGCCCTGACCGCTTCTCTGTGGTTTATCTTCATTTTGTTTTCATCAATAATTGAATGTCCAAACAATTCATTAAAAATAAGAATCCCTCCATTCTAAGCTAATTATCTTCAATCACTACCCTTTATCTTGTTATCCCTTTAAAAGGAAAATTCTTATTAGAGAAATGCACCACGTTACTTTAAATACAGGATGCCACTATCAAACTTGAGTAACAGCCTTTTCTATACATTTATATTGTTTATTACCTTTAAATTTCTTTTCTATTGTGGGTTTCCGGTTCGTTCGGTATGGCGGTATCCGCAAATAGAACAGGAACCTATCGGTGTGTAGGTGAAGGATGAACCGTACAGACCGTGGTTATCGGTCTATTTAATACCGAAGCGACACGTTACAGAGTGACAGAAAAGCGTTTTTCCTTTCTGATCAGTCTGTCGTGCTGCCGCCCGAAATTGCTTTGAACTATTAAAAAACAAATTCTGTTGAAACAAAATGGCTTTCAAAGTATTATAACTTTATATATATCAGCATCATTATTAAAATCGACATATACAATGACATATGTGTTGATGACATTATCCTTTTATGTATGTTAGTCACAAAATAGAAAACACTATGAAACCATTAATAAACATAATCCGCTAAATCGGTCTTCTTTAAGTCATCTAAGAATGTTTTAATTCTTTCCGATATCTCTCTCTGGTCGTGACTGATCTCTTTAGGCAGCTGCAAAAGAACATAGTTGAGAGGGTTGCTGTTGAGCTTACTAAAGGTCGATTTAAAAATCACATACATATAAAGATCGATGGAATCAGCTGTAACATCAAAGAATATCTCTATTCTTTCATACTTCTCTTTATAACGTTCTGTCGGTTTAAATCTTACGGATTGTAAAAAGACGTGTTGTCTTGCGTCCAACATAGATGCAAAATCTCTCTTCACTGCTTTTATGATTTGTTTATCCATCAAAGCTTCTCGAACGTTCACGGTGAATCCTAACTCATCCTGAAATGTCTTCATACAGAGTTCCATAAATGGATGCATCTTTACTTCTACAAAATCTTTATCTTCAGGATCTAGTGTTCTGGGTATCTCTACATTGGTTTTTACCCATAGTTCGTTTTCATAGAGAGGCACAGGAAGGTTTTCGGGTAACAGAAAATTGAATGCAATACGTTCTTCTTCGTTCTTTCCGATTTCTTTACCAACAACAATCTCATGACTAAAGAACGGATAATGAATGTTTTCATTTCCAAAATTATAAGTCTTTACAAGTGAATGAGTGATGGTTTCTATTCTTCTCGATTTATTGCCACCATAAAGAATTACCTCCCCCTGTACGTATTCCCCAGGTATGAAGATTGGAGTATGAATGACGGTATCCACTTTAACCAATCCCACCATAACACTTGAGAGTATTTGTTTGAACATAGAAACCCTCCTAATCTCTTAAAACTTAATTACGGTTATAAATGCGAATAGTTTCTCTAAATGATTATCACGTCTTCACACTGGTTCATACCCGTCAGATCTATTAGTTCAACCATCCCTGATTTGGCTAACTTCTTAGCGTTTGGTGTAAAGTAACGGTTCGTGATAACCATGGCATTTGTCGTTCGCCAATAAATGCTGCCTGAACTGATACGCTGAATATACTCCAAAGCATTTCCCTTGAACTGCTGTTCTTTTTCATCTCTTCCTTGAAATCAAATCGCACCATAAGATCGATAACCGCTAACTAAAAACTGAAATTTAGTGCTCGAGTCAAAAAGGAAGTCTTCAAAGTGAGGGTTAACTTCTATTTCAATCATGTCCCTCACGCACCTTACTCTTGATAATTATTTCGATTGGACACTACATCTCACCCACCCCCGAGTGATTGTTTGTTTTATAGTAATAAAAAAGACCACTCTTAGATGAGTAGTCTTAGGGTTAAAAGCTATAGTCATAATATTTACTGTGTTCGTAGTCATATAATGATAAAGACTTACCACTAACAGTACCACTAAAATGATTACTTACATCGTAGTCATATCCTTCAAATTTATTATCTTTCATTTTTAACTCTATAGAATTTCCATTGCCGTAATGATATAAATCAAATTGCCCGTTCCTACTTCTACCACTTACATGACAACCAATTTCATAATCGTAAACATCAACATTATCCACTGAAACTTTTCCGTCTATAGTGATATACTCCCCTTCACTATAATCATAAACTGAACTTTTCTTTAAACCTGTTGCTAATCTCA encodes the following:
- a CDS encoding serine hydrolase domain-containing protein gives rise to the protein MKKTISLLGVCIMLVLFSSTTIAQESELKGQIEQFMKESLEEYQIPGASLAIVQGEKVIFQENWGKQSNGKEITNNTLFTIGSISKPITSLAIMKLVEEGKIDLDTSIHSYLPSFHYDKGNAKNEITIRHLLSHTSGISSYEGLKVADQKLRGKDAIKKATEMLNGVKLNKDPGRMHQYSAANYLLLGRVIEEVSKTSYAQYMENEIFTELRMDHSVSDFKKAIKLGYEPGYQAWFGKPIKSSNHFDDSGSPYGYIASTSSDMIQFISFILGKQNFLGQKYFTEYTSPQIHRKEVFYYGLGWRISTKEDDSYLFHGGETPDSRAELFIHPSKQYGFILLTNKNNVSDVMHTTYIKEGIRSIIEKNSAPKIISADHKLQWITLFFVIITLFFSLVLLFHLMKQKTITLRHRLIGCIYLVVGLSIIPTLESVFNTPWRTITMYGSDIAILTRCFITICILVSLFIFYQEYKIRSIMNKNMKSFFKK
- a CDS encoding TetR/AcrR family transcriptional regulator; protein product: MVKEDKRKQIIKSAYKVFAQKGYENASIKDIASEANITPGLIHYYFKNKEELLLSVQHTLQEKYHKQYDDRTKRNILFQEVLQEIKSRSEKDPDWYRFRYEIYSLGLKNKEIEREVIDILNMGRKSLSNPLREIGIEEADEMASLLIACFDGLALQKIIDKDFDIDRSYILLERLITNHLSTSDER
- a CDS encoding sigma-70 family RNA polymerase sigma factor; its protein translation is MNVVKFKSPNTQLSNEERLISLMEQYGASLNKLAFTYLKDWARSEDVVQEVFMSCYKNLDDFREESAYRTWLYRITVNKCIDIIRKKNLLDYFSVKELKEYLIKKDNSAENEMLKKNDEYDLAKHVMSLPLKYREVMV
- a CDS encoding NUDIX hydrolase, whose amino-acid sequence is MKINHREAVRAIIIEDNQILMVHSNLGDFKFPGGGVEHHESHAEGLIREVAEETGYLSRIGEKMGVVIERHGDDYDKEAIFQTTSHYYLCELTGEVVAQQLDDYEFDQEYTPKWVDLDEAIQQNETMINQCEENVWIHRENFVLKELKKIMVTI
- a CDS encoding sporulation protein; its protein translation is MFKQILSSVMVGLVKVDTVIHTPIFIPGEYVQGEVILYGGNKSRRIETITHSLVKTYNFGNENIHYPFFSHEIVVGKEIGKNEEERIAFNFLLPENLPVPLYENELWVKTNVEIPRTLDPEDKDFVEVKMHPFMELCMKTFQDELGFTVNVREALMDKQIIKAVKRDFASMLDARQHVFLQSVRFKPTERYKEKYERIEIFFDVTADSIDLYMYVIFKSTFSKLNSNPLNYVLLQLPKEISHDQREISERIKTFLDDLKKTDLADYVY
- a CDS encoding restriction endonuclease, which codes for MEYIQRISSGSIYWRTTNAMVITNRYFTPNAKKLAKSGMVELIDLTGMNQCEDVIII